In the genome of Planococcus donghaensis, the window ATGCAAGCTCAAATGACTGGACAGGAAGTTGACCAAAGTCAGTTAAAAGAGCAAGTGGCGGATAGCTTAGTGGCTCAGGAATTGCTTGTTCAAGAAACTGCAAAGCAAAAACTGACTGCATCTGAAGAACAAACAAATACAGCATTAGAAGAGTTAGCTCAGCAAAATGGTTTGACCTCTTCAGATGAATTATTGGCAGCTTTAAAAAAGCAAGGGATTTCTGAAGAAGAAGTCATGAAACAAGTTGAAACGCAAGTGAAGATCGAGCAGTTGATTGCCTCAGAAACTGGTGAGGTCAAATTGACTGATGACGAATTACAAACTTATTATGATGAAGCAAAAGCTCAGCAAGAAGAAGCGGGTAGCGAAGAGATTCCAGCTTTTGAAGAAGTAAAACCGCAAATTGAAGAACAATTGAAGGCACAAAAAGAAAGCGAAGCGACACAAGCATTAATCGAAAAACTTCGTGAACAAGCAGAAGTTACAATTAATCTATAAACAAAAAAAACCAGATTCCTTGAGAATCTGGTTTTTTGTTTTTATGGAGTACTTAATCGAAAGATCGAGAAAATCCAGTTTATATAACTCTTTTTCCAGGAGATAATAGCCAATTGTCAATGAGTGGATTTGACAGGACCGGAAATTTTCCGTATCCTTTAGACTTGTGATAAAGAGAAACTTCAATCAGCGGGGGTTCTTTTTCCTCCGCTGATTTTTAGTTGATCAGTTCGGACTTTGACGGTCAGAAGATTGCTATTTAGAATAATAGGATTTACTGAGCGTTAAAGCAGAAAAAGAAAGAGGAGAGATAGTATATGAAGAAAGTAACCAATGTTTTTTGGATTGCTCTTGCACTGGCATTACTGGCCATAGGCTTCGGCGCATTTGCACCCGATAGTTTTGCAGAAGTTACAGGAAATATAAAATCATTCCTAACAACTTCGTTCGGGTGGTATTACCTATTAATCGTTTCTGTGATGGTTTTATTCTGCTTGTTTTTCCTTATCAGTCCGATGGGGCAAATCAAACTGGGTAAAGACTCAGATAAACCCGAATTCTCATTCGGCACATGGATTGCCATGTTATTTTCAGCAGGTATGGGAATTGGTCTAGTTTTCTGGGGAGCTGCAGAACCGTTATCGCATTATGCGATTGGTCCAGCAACAGCAGAAGCTGGCACAGCTGAAGCCATGCGCGAATCAATGCGTTTCAGCTTTTTCCACTGGGGAATTCATGCCTGGGCTATTTATGCCGTAGTGGCGTTAGCACTTGCATATGCTCAGTTCCGAAAAGGTGAACCTGGATTGATCTCGGCGACTTTAAAACCGTTATTTGGAGATAAAATGAAGGGGCCATGGGGAACTTTTGTAGACGTTATTGCTGTTTTTGCAACAGTTGTCGGCGTTGCAACTACTCTTGGGTTTGGAGCGATTCAAATCAATGGCGGACTTGCTTATTTGTTTGATGGAATACCAGGAGACAGCTTTGGTGTTCAATTAGTTATCATTGGAGTTGTTACTGTATTGTTCATGATCTCTGCTTGGTCTGGATTAAGCAAAGGGATCAAATACCTTTCCAATGCCAATATGGTATTGGCAGTTGCATTACTGGCTGCGATGATTATTTTAGGACCAACTTTACTTATTATGAATATGTTCACCGATACAATCGGCACATACTTCCAAAATTTTGTGGAGATGAGTTTCCGTGCAGCACCTATCGATGGTGAAAATCGTGCTTGGATTGATGGTTGGACAATTTTCTATTGGGCTTGGTGGATTTCATGGGCACCATTTGTTGGTATTTTTATTGCTCGTGTATCTAGAGGACGGACGATCCGTCAGTTCCTTTTAGGCGTCTTATTACTTCCAACGTTTATCAGCTTCCTTTGGTTTGCTGCTTTTGGAACGACTGCTATTGATGTGCAAAACAGCGGCGTAGACTTGACTAGCTTACTGACAGAAGAAACATTGTTCGCAGTGTTTAATGAGTTGCCGTTTGGTGTCTTGTTATCAGTAATTGCAGTATTCTTGATTACAACGTTCTTCGTTACTTCTGCCGATTCTGCGACATTCGTTCTTGGGATGCAAACTACAGGCGGTTCGTTGTATCCACGGAACTCTGTAAAACTGACGTGGGGAGTGGCCCAATCGTCTATCGCTGTAATTCTTTTATCTACAGGCGGACTTGGTACTCTGCAAACGGTATTAATCATTGTAGCGTTCCCATTCTCGATCATCATGTTGTTAATGATGGCCTCCTTCTATAAGGCATTAAGCATCGAATACAAAGCTATAAAACGTAAACGTTAAAACCGCCGCTTCGGCGGTTTTTTCATTACATAAGCGTTATAATGGAATTCAAGCAATAAAAAGATGGAGGATTTTTAGTATGGAAAAACCACATGTATTATTAATCGATGGAATGGCGTTGCTATTCCGATCGTTTTTTGCGACATCTGCTGTGAATCAGTATTTTAGAACAACGGAAGGCTTGGCAACAAATGGCGTACAAGGATTTACCCGTCACGTTTTAACTGCGAAAACAATGATGAAGCCTACACATATGGCAGTTTGTTGGGACATGGGTTCTAAAACATTCCGCACGGATTTGTTTGATGGTTATAAAGCCAATCGGCCAGCTCCTCCAGAAGACATGGTACACCAGTTTGACTGGGCGCAAGAAATTTCTAAGCAACTTGGCTGGAAAAATTATGGCGAAGCGGGGATAGAAGCAGATGATTTTATCGGCTCTTTCACAAAGCAATGGCAAGACCAAGTAGACTTCACCATCATCACAGGGGACAAAGACATGCTGCAATTGTTAACGCCTTCGGTTAATATTGCATTCATGAAAAAAGGGTTTCACGTTTATGATGTTTACACAGAAGCGAGGTTTATAGAAGAGTACGGCATTCAACCATCACAGTTTGCAGACGTAAAAGCGTTTATGGGCGATCCGAGTGATGGCTATCCAGGGGTAAAAGGGATTGGTCCAAAAACCGCTCTTCAACTTATTCAAAACTATGGTTCAACAGATGGTGTACTAGAAGCAATTGAAGAGTTAAAGCCGGCACAGAAAAAGAAAATCGATGAGCATAAAGAGATGTTATTGCTATCAAAAAAACTGGCTGTCATCAAATGTGACATCCAGTTGGACGTGTCGCTAGAAGAAATTACGGTTCCTAACTACACGAGTGACCATATTCAATTATGTCGCGATCAGGAATTAATATTGCTCGCTAAACAGCTTGAGAAGAATATTGATGTTACAGATCCTTGGGCTTAATTTTAACAAAAGTAAGTACTTTTCGATTTTTTTGATAAGAAACCGTCCGCATTTTACTGGGGCGGTTTTTTTGTCCATTATCATGAATATAAAGAAGAACATCATTTGCCCCTTCTTCAAAGCCAATAAGTGGTACCCAATGGTAACGGTATGTCGGTTTTGAAAACCAGTGAAACGTGAAGTAACGGTCAAATTTCATCGCAAGTGGACGTCCTGCTAGTAATTCTTCTTTTACTTCTTCAATTGTAGTGATTTTCTTAACTTCGAAGCGTCCACCATTGATTTTTCGGAAATTTTTCACAAGGCGCCAAGTAAACAACCCAAAAGGAGTCGAACCGAGTAGCCGGTAAAGTTGGTTCATACCAATTTCAAGCTCCTCATAATGGTGCAATATGGCTGCTATGGTAACTGGGCCACATGCAGAAGGTCGATATTTTTTTGAAATGCTTTTATCGTATTGAGAAAGTCCTTGAAAATCGATTAGTTTTTTCATAAGCTAGACCTCCACATCGTTATGGAAGAGTTAAAAAATCATACTTTAGGCACTAATTTTTTGTTTTCACTAAGAACGTGTTCAAGTGCTACTTTAAAAGTTGTATAAACTTCTAATTCAACTTGAATTCCTGCATGTACTATTTCACGTACAAACAATGGGTTAAAACCAACATAAATGGCGCGTAAACCCATTAACCCAAGAGCGGAGTTTAATTGGCTTAATTCACTTGCCAGTCCATTATAGTCAAACTCCATCAAGTCATCGGTCGTTACTCCAGTAAAATCAAAAATAACCCGTTCGGTATCTCGGTGTTTTTCTGCGTACTCTAAAACTGCTGTACGAATCAAATCAAAGCGATCTGTAAAAATAAAGCCAGCGATTGGCACTAAAATAGTTTTGGGTACAACCGAAGGGATAATCGGCGCAGACATATTTTTAATCAGCTTTTTAAAATAAACCAGCTGGTCTTGTAATTGTTTTATCTCCTGTTGTGGATCCATTCTTATACCTCCGAAATTTGTAATAAGGGGAAATCGTGTAGCTGCTCAAACTATATCATGTTTTATAAAAATTGGTACTCCTTATAGTATAACGAAAAAACGAGTAGGCGGGGGCCTACTCGTTTTGATCGTTTAAAAAGTTTGTAACCGATTCGGGAGATTTAGCATTCGCACTATGGAGGTGAGCTGTTTTTTCTCCACCTTTGAAGATTAGTAAACTTGGAATTCCCATGACATCGTATTTTTCTGCAATGTCTGGAAGTTCGTCGCGATTAACATCCAACCACTGGTATTGATTATATTCTTCAACGATTGGGTCGATAAACATATCCATTCTACGACAGTCAGGGCACCAACCCGCTTGGAATTTCACAATGACTGGTTGTTCGCCGTTAATAGCTTCATTAAATTGTTCAGTTGTAGTAAGTGATTTCATTTAAAGTGCCTCCTTATAGGTTCTCTTTCAGTTTACCGTGCTTTTAATAAATCGCAAATTATTTGTCTTTGAAAATTTTAGGGAATTTTTAACGATTAAATATTGCGAAAATAAGGAAAATAACTTACACTTAAAGACATAGAAGAACGTTCTATTTTTTTAAACTAAAAATGAATGAGTATTCATTCAAAAATTCAAGGAGGGTTTGCTAGTGGCTTACCAAATTAGAAAAGCGGCTGTACTCGGTTCAGGTGTCATGGGTTCAGGAATTGCAGCGCACCTTGCAAATATAGGAATACCAGTTGTATTACTCGATATTGTTCCGCGTGAATTGTCGAAAAAAGAACAAGCAAAAGGATTAACGCTTGAAGACAAAGTGGTACGCAATCGTCTGGCAACAGGATCCATTCAAAAACTACTAAAACAAAAACCAGCTCCATTAACAGCTAAGAAAAATCTTCAATTGATTACACCGGGTAATCTAGAAGATGATTTAGAGAAATTACAAGATGTAGATTGGATTATTGAAGTTATTGTTGAAAATCTTGATGTAAAGAAATCTTTATATGAAAAGATTGATAAGGTTAGAAAAGAAGGAACAATCGTTTCGTCTAATACGTCAGGCATTAGCATTAATGCCATGGTCGAGGGACGTTCAGAAGACTTCGGCAAACATTTCTTAGGGACGCATTTCTTTAATCCACCACGTTACTTGAAATTGCTAGAGATTATTCCAGCAAAAACGACAGCTCCAGAAGTGCTAGAATTTATGTCGACATTCGGAGAAGATCAATTAGGTAAAGGGGTTGTACTTGCCAAAGATACACCAAACTTTATCGCTAACCGAATCGGCACTTACGGTTTGCTTGTCACATTACGTGAGATGATGGCGCGCGGTTATTCAATCGGTGAAGTAGACTCAGTTACTGGACCGCTAATTGGTCGTCCGAAGTCAGCTACATTTAGAACATTAGATGTTGTCGGTCTGGATACTTTTATGCACGTAGCCAAAAACGTCTATGATCAAACTTCAGGAGAAGAACAAAAAGTTTTTGATGCTCCAGCATTCATGAAAAAAATGGTGGAAAACGGCTGGTTAGGAGCTAAGTCTGGTCAAGGATTCTTCTTGAAAAAAGACAAAGAGATATTAGAACTAAACCCGGAAACGTTAGAATACCGTGAAGCCGGTAAATTGAAAACGCCTTCACAAGAAATGGCGAAGCAACAAAAAGGGCTTGCAGCTAAAATGAAAACGCTCGTTTATGCAGAAGATCGGACTGGCGAATTATTGTGGAGTATACTTGCTCCAACACTACGCTACTCGGCTGAACTGAACGGAGAAATCGCAGATGATATCGTTGCTATCGACAATGCCATGAAATGGGGCTTTGGATGGGAACAAGGGCCGTTTGAAACATGGGATGCGATTGGCGTGAAAAAATCAGTAGAAAAAATGACACAAGAAGGGCATTCGGTTCCGGCATTTGTGCAATCACTTTTAGACAGCGGAAACGAAAACTTCTATAAAGAAGAAAATGGCGACCTTCATTTCTTTGACGGCACAACGTATCAACCAGTTCCAGTCAACGAAAAAGTCATTGATTTAAAGCGATACAAGAAAAAGCATGGCGTTATCAAATCAAATTCAGGTGCTAGCTTAATCGATTTAGGCGATGGAATTGCGTTACTCGAATTCCATTCACGTTCAAATGCAATTGGGTTAGACATTATGCAAATGATCAATTTCGCAGTTGATGAAGTTGATAAAAATTACAAAGGACTTGTAATCGGCAATCAAGGCAAAAATTTCTGTGTCGGTGCGAATTTGGGCATGATTTTGATGGAAGCGCAAGATGACAATATTTTTGAACTTGATTTTACGATTAAAACTTTCCAAAACGCCATGATGAAGCTTAAATACAGCAACAAACCAGTTGTCGCAGCACCATTTGGCATGTCTCTTGGAGGCGGTGCAGAAGTAACGTTGCCAGCTGCGCATATACAAGCTTCGATGGAAACATATATGGGTCTTGTTGAAGTTGGTGTTGGGCTAATCCCAGGCGGCGGCGGAAACAAAGAGCTTTATATGAAGCAGCTAAAAGGTTTACCAAATGGCGTTACGATTGATTACTTGAATATCGCAACAAAGGTATTCGAATCAATCGCGATGGCGAAAGTGTCAACTTCAGCAGAAGAAGCGCGTGAAAACAACTTCTTGAACTTTGTAGATGGCATCAGTGTCAATAGCGACCATCTTCTATACGATGCAAAACAAGCGGCTCTTTCTTTATATGAAAATGGCTACCAAGCGCCACTACGTGAAAAAGTTCCAGTTCCAGGTGAGCCGGGTTATGCAACGCTTCTTTTAGGTGCAGAAGGCATGTTCATTTCGGGTTACATTAGCGAGCATGATTTAAAAATTGCTAAAAAACTAGCGTTTGTTCTAGCAGGCGGTAAAGTTCCATACGGCACAAAAGTAGATGAGCAATACTTGCTTGATCTTGAGCGCCAAGCGTTCTTAAGTCTAGTAGCCGAACCAAAAACCCAGCAACGTATGCAACATATGTTGGTTAAAGGAAAACCGTTACGTAATTAATCGTTGATATAAAAGGAGGAAATACACATGCGTGAAGCAGTAATTGTGGCCAGTGCTCGAACACCGGTCGGAAAAGCGACAAAAGGTTCTTTGGCAACAGTGCGACCGGATGATTTCGGTGCATTAGTTGTTCGAGAAGCGCTACAACGAGCAGGTGGCTATGACGGACCGATTGATGATTTAATCATGGGTTGTGCAATGCCAGAAGCAGAACAAGGCATGAACATTGCTCGTAACATCGGTGCGCTTGCAGGATTGCCGGATACAGTACCGGCTGTTACTGTAAACCGCTTTTGTTCTTCAGGTCTTCAAACAATCGCCTATGCAGCAGAACGGATTATGGTCGGGTCAGCCGAAGCGATCATCGCAGGCGGCGTAGAATCAATGAGTATGGTACCAATGATGGGGAACGTGATTCGTCCGAACTCGAAACTAGCGGAAACAGCTCCTCAATATTATATGAGCATGGGACATACAGCAGAACAAGTTGCGACAAAATATGGCGTTAGCCGCGCAGACCAAGATGCATTTGCTGTTCGTTCTCATGAAAAAGCAGCAGCAGCTATTGCAGCTGGACATTTTGATGATGAAATTGTACCAGTCGAAGTAAAAAAACGTTACGTTGATGAAAATAACAAATACCAAGAAAAAACATCAATGTTCACAATGGACGAAGGCGTTCGTCATGGAACAAATTCGGACGGACTTGGCAAATTACGTCCAGCCTTCTCAGCGCGTGGATCGGTTACGGCTGGGAACTCCTCGCAAACTTCTGACGGTGCTGGGGCATTGCTGGTCATGGACCGTGAAAAAGCTGAAGCGCTTGGACTCAAGCCAATCGCGAAATTCCGTTCATTCGCTACAGGTGGCGTTCCACCAGAAATTATGGGGATCGGACCGATTGTCGCAATTCCAAAAGCATTAAAATTAGCTGGACTAACGATTGATGACATCGATGTTTGGGAACTAAACGAAGCATTCGCTTCGCAATCACTAGGTGTTATCCGGGAACTTGGTTTGGATATCGACAAAGTAAACTTTAACGGCGGTGCCATCGCACTCGGTCACCCACTTGGTGCAACAGGCTCAATTTTAACCATCCGTATGATGAGTGAATTAAAACGCCAAGGCAAACAATTTGGTGTGGTTACAATGTGTATTGGCGGAGGAATGGGCGCAGCTGGCGTCTTTGAAATGCTGTAGAGAATAAGTGTAGATTAATAGTCGCTTCAGCCGGCCCCCCAGGAAAGCGTCCGCCTGAAGCGAATTCTTCAACCTATAACACAAATCATATAAGTAAGTAAAAAATAGGAGGAATTTAACATGGAACAAGAAAAAACATTGATCAAAGGCGGAAGCTTTTTAATCGAAGATGCAGATTTGTCACGTGTGTTTACACCGGAAGACTTTACAGAAGAGCAAAAAATGATTGCAAAATCTACTGAGGATTACGTCAACACTGAAGTAATGCCAGTCGTTGAAAAATTAGAAAACCATGAATTTGAGCACTCGGTTCGTTTGTTGAAAACAGCTGGTGAGCTTGGTCTTTTAGGGGCAGACGTGCCTGAACAATACGGCGGTCTTGGATTAGACAAAATTGCGTCAGCTTTAATTGCTGAAAAAATGTCCAAAGCGGGTGGTTTCTCGATTACTCACGGAGCACACGTAGGAATTGGCTCATTGCCAATCGTTTTATTTGGTAACGAAGAACAAAAACAAAGCTATTTGCCACGTTTAGCATCTGGTGAAATGATCGCTGCTTACGCCTTAACAGAGCCGAGTTCAGGATCTGATGCACTAGGAGCTAAAACGGTAGCGAAGTTAAACGAAGCTGGTACACATTACGTATTAAACGGTGAAAAGCAATGGATCACCAATGCTGGATTTGCGGATGTTTTCGTCGTTTATGCAAAAATTGACGGCGACAAATTTTCTGCTTTTATCGTAGAGCGTGAATTCCCAGGCGTTTCTGTTGGACCTGAAGAAAAGAAAATGGGCATTAAATCGTCTTCTACACGTACATTAATATTAGAGGACGCTGAAGTTCCGGTGGAAAACCTATTAGGTGAAGCAGGACGTGGACACATTATCGCGTTTAACATTTTGAACATTGGTCGTTACAAATTAGGAGTAGGTACAATCGGTGCATCGAAACGTGCGATGGAATTGACGATTCCTTATACAAACCAACGTCAGCAATTTAAAACACCAATTTCGTCATTCAACTTAACGCGTGAAAAATTAGCGACAATGGCTTCTAAATTGTATGCAGTAGAAAGTTCGGTTTACCGTACAGTTGGTTTATTCGAAGATCGCATGAGTGGTTTTACGGATGAGCAGCATGCAGATGGCAAATTAGTGGCAGATGCAATCGCAGAATTTGCAGTAGAATGTTCATTAAACAAATTTTTCGGTACGGAAACATTGGACTATATTGTAGATGAAGGCGTTCAATTGCATGGTGGTTACGGCTTTATGCAAGAATATGAAATCGAGCGCATTTACCGTGATTCACGTATTAACCGTATTTTTGAAGGCACAAATGAAATCAACCGCTTGTTAGTGCCGGGTACATTATTACGTAAAGCGATGAAAGGTGAATTGCCATTATTGCAACACGCTCAAAAGCTACAAGAAGAGCTATTAATGATGATGCCTGAAGAAGTAGGAACAGAAGCATTAGACCAAGAAAAATACTTGGTGAAAAATGCGAAGAAAATTGCTCTACTGGCTGCTGGACTTGCAGCACAAACGTATGGCTCGAAACTAGAAGCTGAACAAGAAGTTCTTGTCAACATTGCAGATATCGTCAGCAACGTCTTTGCGATGGAATCAGTTGTTCTTCGCACGGAGAAAGCAATTGCTGCTTCAGGTGAAGAAAAAGCAAAACAAAAACTTTTGTATACACAAATTTATTGCCAAGAAGCGTTTGATCAAATTGAACGAGATGCAAAAGAGACATTAATCGCTGCTATCGAAGGAGATAACCAGCGCATGATGTTATCTGCTTTACGCAAATTAACACGTTCAACTCCTTATAATGTAATCGCGAAAAAACGCGAAGCAGCAGTGAAGTTGATCGATGTTGAAAAATACGTCGTGTAAGTAAAAGGCAATCCCATTTATAGTGGGGTTGCCTATTTTTATACATCGACCAAGGTTCTTCTTTTTGGTAAGCTAAGAAAAAAGGGAGGTTTTAACTTGATTACTTATTATGCTTATCCAAAATGTACAACATGTCGTAAAGCGAAAAGTTGGCTTGAAAAAAATGGGGTAGAGTATGATGAAATACATATTTCAGAAAATCCACCAACAAAAGAACAACTAGCAGAAATTCATAAAGCTAGCGGTTTAGAGTTAAAGAAGTTTTTCAATACGAGTGGTTTGGTTTATCGTTCGCTTAGTTTGAAAGATAAATTGTCAACTATGAGCGAAGAAGAGCAGTTAGAGCTACTAGCTTCAAATGGCATGTTGATTAAACGTCCATTAGCATGGGATGGTGAAAAAGCGGTACTGGGCTTTAAAGAAGCAGAATATCAAAATACATGGTTATAAGCGCATAGTGGCAGCTTGTATTTCGCCGCTGTTTATGTCAAACTAAATTTGAATGAACTACATAATTTGGAGGGGTCAAGATGAGCACACCGGCAGAACTTCGTTATTCAAAAGAACATGAATGGGTTAAAATCGAAGATGGCAATGCACGTATCGGCATTACTCATTTCGCGCAAGCTGAATTGGGAGACATCGTTTTCGTTGAACTTCCACAAGTTGGAGACGAACTGAAAAAAGATCAACCTTTTGGTAGCGTGGAATCCGTTAAAACGGTTTCGGAATTGTATGCACCCATTAGCGGTAAAGTGATTGAAGTTAACTCTGAGCTTGAAGACAGCCCGGAATTTGTTAACGAATCGCCTTATGAGCAGGCTTGGATGGTCGTTATCGAAGCCCCTTCTGAAGAAGAAGTTAATGAATTAATGACTGCAGATCAATACAAAGAAATGACGAACGAGTAATTTCTGAAAAGCGCCAGCATCTTGGCGCTTTTTTTAGTTGCATGGGGTAGCTAGCTATACTTCCTCTGAGCTTGAAAATGGACTAGGACCTCTATCATTGGTATTTTTAAAGTAAGCAAATTACTAAAAGAATTATTTTCTACGTTAAGAAGTTTTGAAGCATAATGTGGTGATTTGAAAGTAGGACTTGTCATATTCTTGATTCGGTGGGGTGAGGGTTATGAAGGTGATTGTTGTAGAGGGGATTAGCGATAAGTTACGAATAGCACCACTCATTGCAGAACCCGTGACGATTCTTTGTACAAATGGTACAGTAAGTGCAACAAAACTTGAAGAGCTTTTACTGCCATACGAAGGTCAGGACATCATCATATTGGTAGATGCAGATTCGTCAGGTGAGAAATTGCGAAAGCTAGTAAAACGAGAATTTCCTGAAGCTAGTCATTTTTATATCGACCGGTGCTATAAAGAAGTCGCCACAACGCCGCTTCGGATATTAAAAGATGTACTCATAACTGCAAACATTCAAGTTAAAACGTTATTAATAGAGGGATGAAAAAAATGAAAGAATGGACCCATAAAGAATGGATCAAAGAAAAAAATACACAAGACGTAACAGCCTATTATTTATATACACCGATGTGCGGAACGTGCCAAGTCGCGTCTAAGATGTTATCGGTCATCACGGAATTGTTACCCGATTTGCCAATGGGCAAAGCAAACTTGAATTATGTTCAAGAAATTGCGGACCTTTATGAAGTAGAGAGTGTACCTTGCTTATTAATTACAGAAGGTGGCAAACTAAAAGAAAAGGTTTATGCCTTCCATTCGGTACCTTATTTGTATAATAAATTAAAAGCTGTTGACGAATACAGTCGATCGTGGTAAATTAGTTTTCTGATAGGAAAGCGCCAGCGCTTATTACAGGTTTAATTAGTTAAAAATTTCATATCGAACTCTTATTAAGAGCGGTGGAGGGAAGTGCCCTATGAAGCCCGGCAACCGTCATGAAAATGAAATGGTGCCAAGTCACTCAAAGCGAAAGCTTTGATAGATGAGAGATTGGTTTCCGTATAATATACGTTTGCCCTTCTGCTCATTTATGCGCAGAAGGGTTTTTTATTTTAAGATTTAGGAGTGTTAGAAGAATGATTGAGTTAAAGAAAGTAACAAAAAAATTCGACACGGGCAAAGCAATACTAACAGCCGTTGACGAAGTCGATTTATCCATTGCCGATGGAGAAATTTTCGGGATTATCGGATATAGTGGAGCAGGTAAAAGTACGTTAATCCGCTTATTAAATGGTTTGGAAAAGCCGACATCAGGAACTGTAGAAATTAACGGTCAAATGATCACCGCGATCAAAGGTGGAGAATTACGCAAAGCTCGCCAAAAAGTAAGCATGATTTTCCAACATTTCAACTTGCTTTGGTCTCGTACCGTGAAAGAAAATATTGAGTTTCCATTAGAAATTGCCGGAGTGGCAAAATCACAACGTGGAAAACGAGTACAGGAACTTATCGAACTTGTGGGGTTAGCTGGTCGTGAAAACGCATATCCGTCTGAACTGTCTGGCGGACAAAAGCAGCGCGTTGGTATTGCTCGTGCGTTAGCAAATGATCCCGAAGTGTTATTATGCGATGAAGCAACGTCGGCACTTGATCCAGAAACGACGGATGCTATTTTAGACTTACTTGTGGACATTAATAAACGTCTCGGACTAACGATTGTGTTGATTACTCATGAAATGCATGTTATACGAAAAATATGTCATCGCGTAGCGGTAATGGAAGGCGGTCGAGTGGTTGAACTTGGAGATGTGTTAACTGTTTTTCAATCTCCACAAGCAGAAATCACGAAGCGCTTTGTTGCACAAGTAGCTGATAGCAAAGATTCACGAGAAACCATTAAAAACTTGCGGGAACTATACCCAACCGGTGAATTAGTAAAATTGGTCTTTCTTGGCGAACAAACTGAAAAGCCTTTATTAACAAAATTGATTCGCAGCCATTCAGTAGACGTCAATATTGTTCAAGGGAATATTTCACATACACAGCGAGGAGCGTATGGAACATTGATTTTGCAGTTAAAAGGTTCTCCGGCAGAAATTGAAGAAGCATTAGCCTTTCTTCGTGCAGAAGATATTCAAGCGGAGGTGATGCAAAATGATTGAGTCTTTATTTCCAAACGTTGATTGGGAAAACATGTGGGAAGCCACACTTGAAACGCTTTATATGACGGCGATATCAACTTTGTTTACATTTATTATTGGGTTAGCACTTGGGATTCTTCTGTTTTTGACAGCGCCGAAGCAGTTATGGGCAAACAAAGTGGTCAATTGGTTGACGGGCGCATTCGTCAACATATTCCGTTCGATTCCATTTATCATCTTAATCATT includes:
- a CDS encoding 3-hydroxyacyl-CoA dehydrogenase/enoyl-CoA hydratase family protein, with the translated sequence MAYQIRKAAVLGSGVMGSGIAAHLANIGIPVVLLDIVPRELSKKEQAKGLTLEDKVVRNRLATGSIQKLLKQKPAPLTAKKNLQLITPGNLEDDLEKLQDVDWIIEVIVENLDVKKSLYEKIDKVRKEGTIVSSNTSGISINAMVEGRSEDFGKHFLGTHFFNPPRYLKLLEIIPAKTTAPEVLEFMSTFGEDQLGKGVVLAKDTPNFIANRIGTYGLLVTLREMMARGYSIGEVDSVTGPLIGRPKSATFRTLDVVGLDTFMHVAKNVYDQTSGEEQKVFDAPAFMKKMVENGWLGAKSGQGFFLKKDKEILELNPETLEYREAGKLKTPSQEMAKQQKGLAAKMKTLVYAEDRTGELLWSILAPTLRYSAELNGEIADDIVAIDNAMKWGFGWEQGPFETWDAIGVKKSVEKMTQEGHSVPAFVQSLLDSGNENFYKEENGDLHFFDGTTYQPVPVNEKVIDLKRYKKKHGVIKSNSGASLIDLGDGIALLEFHSRSNAIGLDIMQMINFAVDEVDKNYKGLVIGNQGKNFCVGANLGMILMEAQDDNIFELDFTIKTFQNAMMKLKYSNKPVVAAPFGMSLGGGAEVTLPAAHIQASMETYMGLVEVGVGLIPGGGGNKELYMKQLKGLPNGVTIDYLNIATKVFESIAMAKVSTSAEEARENNFLNFVDGISVNSDHLLYDAKQAALSLYENGYQAPLREKVPVPGEPGYATLLLGAEGMFISGYISEHDLKIAKKLAFVLAGGKVPYGTKVDEQYLLDLERQAFLSLVAEPKTQQRMQHMLVKGKPLRN
- a CDS encoding acetyl-CoA C-acetyltransferase; protein product: MREAVIVASARTPVGKATKGSLATVRPDDFGALVVREALQRAGGYDGPIDDLIMGCAMPEAEQGMNIARNIGALAGLPDTVPAVTVNRFCSSGLQTIAYAAERIMVGSAEAIIAGGVESMSMVPMMGNVIRPNSKLAETAPQYYMSMGHTAEQVATKYGVSRADQDAFAVRSHEKAAAAIAAGHFDDEIVPVEVKKRYVDENNKYQEKTSMFTMDEGVRHGTNSDGLGKLRPAFSARGSVTAGNSSQTSDGAGALLVMDREKAEALGLKPIAKFRSFATGGVPPEIMGIGPIVAIPKALKLAGLTIDDIDVWELNEAFASQSLGVIRELGLDIDKVNFNGGAIALGHPLGATGSILTIRMMSELKRQGKQFGVVTMCIGGGMGAAGVFEML
- a CDS encoding acyl-CoA dehydrogenase family protein; its protein translation is MEQEKTLIKGGSFLIEDADLSRVFTPEDFTEEQKMIAKSTEDYVNTEVMPVVEKLENHEFEHSVRLLKTAGELGLLGADVPEQYGGLGLDKIASALIAEKMSKAGGFSITHGAHVGIGSLPIVLFGNEEQKQSYLPRLASGEMIAAYALTEPSSGSDALGAKTVAKLNEAGTHYVLNGEKQWITNAGFADVFVVYAKIDGDKFSAFIVEREFPGVSVGPEEKKMGIKSSSTRTLILEDAEVPVENLLGEAGRGHIIAFNILNIGRYKLGVGTIGASKRAMELTIPYTNQRQQFKTPISSFNLTREKLATMASKLYAVESSVYRTVGLFEDRMSGFTDEQHADGKLVADAIAEFAVECSLNKFFGTETLDYIVDEGVQLHGGYGFMQEYEIERIYRDSRINRIFEGTNEINRLLVPGTLLRKAMKGELPLLQHAQKLQEELLMMMPEEVGTEALDQEKYLVKNAKKIALLAAGLAAQTYGSKLEAEQEVLVNIADIVSNVFAMESVVLRTEKAIAASGEEKAKQKLLYTQIYCQEAFDQIERDAKETLIAAIEGDNQRMMLSALRKLTRSTPYNVIAKKREAAVKLIDVEKYVV
- a CDS encoding arsenate reductase family protein → MITYYAYPKCTTCRKAKSWLEKNGVEYDEIHISENPPTKEQLAEIHKASGLELKKFFNTSGLVYRSLSLKDKLSTMSEEEQLELLASNGMLIKRPLAWDGEKAVLGFKEAEYQNTWL
- the gcvH gene encoding glycine cleavage system protein GcvH, whose protein sequence is MSTPAELRYSKEHEWVKIEDGNARIGITHFAQAELGDIVFVELPQVGDELKKDQPFGSVESVKTVSELYAPISGKVIEVNSELEDSPEFVNESPYEQAWMVVIEAPSEEEVNELMTADQYKEMTNE